In Erwinia pyrifoliae DSM 12163, the genomic window CGCGAAAGAAAATCTGGGTCTGTTCCAGTAAATTCTGCGGGCTGCGGGCGTTGGTTTACAAGCCAGCGCCTGAGCTTATCCACCCTGGCGCAAAATCCTTGTCCCCCTCCCCGGCAGCATCTGCATTCCCCTTAACCCGCCTCGCCCCTTTTGCGTATAGCCTGCCATGCGAAAATAAATAACCGATCATAAATAAACACGCCGCGAGGTGGCTGTACGGCTCGGTAGCGATTAAAATAGTGCGCGTTTGAAGTGATTCTTCCGATTACGCTGCTGACATTCCCCCCTGGGCAGCATCACCGGGCAAAATTAACCGATTAACCCTGCCATCACAGGTTAATGATAAAAAGAAGTGAAGCGTGAATATAAACGTTGCAGATTTGTTAAGTCGCAATTACATCCTGTTGTTATTCGTCGTACTGGCGCTGGGGTTATGCTTAGGCAAACTTCGGTTAGGTTCCGTCCAACTCGGTAACTCTATTGGCGTTCTGGTCGTCTCGTTACTGCTTGGTCAACAGCACTTTTCCATTAATACTGACGCCCTCAACCTGGGCTTTATGTTATTTATCTTTTGCGTGGGCGTTGAAGCCGGGCCGAACTTCTTTTCTATTTTCTTCCGCGATGGCAAAAACTACCTGATGCTGGCGATCGTCATGGTCAGCAGCGCAATGGTGCTGGCTCTTGGGCTGGGTAAGCTGTTCGGCTGGGATATTGGTCTGACTGCCGGGATGCTGGCCGGGTCGATGACGTCCACCCCGGTACTGGTGGGCGCTGGCGATACCCTGCGCCAGACGCTGACCGACGGCAAAAGCCTGAGCCTGGCTCAGGATCATCTCAGCCTGGGCTACGCACTTACCTACCTGATTGGCCTGGTCAGTTTGATTTTTGGCGCACGTTACCTGCCGAAATTACAGCATCAGGATTTGCCGACCAGCGCACAGCAGATCGCCCGCGAGCGCGGGCTGGATCCAGACAGTAAACGTAAAGTCTACCTGCCAGTGATCCGCGCCTATCGCGTAGGCCCGGAACTGGTGGCCTGGAGCGATGGGAAAAATCTGCGTGAGCTGGGCATCTATCGCCAGACCGGTTGTTACATCGAACGTATTCGCCGTAACGGTATTCTGGCTAATCCGGATGGCGATGCCGTGTTACAGCCCGGCGATGAAATCTCGCTGGTCGGCTACCCCGACGCCCATGCGCGCCTCGATCCCAGCTTCCGCAATGGAAAAGAGGTCTTTGATCGCGACCTGCTGGATATGCGCATTGTCAATGAAGAGATTGTGGTAAAAAACAACAATGCGGTTAACCGACGCCTGAGTCATCTTAAGCTGACCGATCACGGCTGTTTCCTTAACAGGGTGATCCGTAGCCAGATTGAAATGCCGATTGATGACAGCATCATTCTTAATAAGGGCGATGTGCTGCACATAAGCGGAGAAGCCAAACGCGTCAAATCCGTCGCGGACCGCATCGGCTTTATCTCCATTCACAGCCAGGTTACTGACCTGCTGGCATTCTGCGCCTTCTTTATTGTTGGCCTGATGATTGGCATGATCACCTTCCAGTTCAGCAACTTCAATTTTGGTATCGGCAATGCCGCTGGCCTGCTGTTCGCCGGAATTATGCTTGGCTTCCTGCGTGCCAACCATCCCACCTTTGGCTATATTCCACAGGGCGCCCTGACCATGGTGAAGGAGTTTGGACTCATGGTGTTTATGGCAGGGGTCGGTTTGAGCGCCGGTAGCGGCATCAACCAAGGGCTGGGCGAAACCGGTTTGCTGATGCTTGGCGCGGGGATAGTGGTGAGCCTGGTTCCGGTGATAATCTGTTTCCTGTTTGGTGCCTGGGTACTGAAAATGAACCGCGCTCTACTGTTTGGCGCAATCATGGGCGCCCGTACCTGCGCCCCGGCGATGGAAATTATCAGCGATACCGCGCGCAGTAATATTCCGGCACTCGGTTATGCCGGAACTTACGCAATTGCTAACGTGCTACTCACCCTGGCGGGTACGCTGATCGTCATCATATGGCCGATGCTGGGGGGCTAGAATAATTTCATCCTGCGCCGAACTTTTTTTTGGCGCTGAAGTCTTAATTATTGCCACTGCTTTTCTTTGAAATTCCCATATTGAGGAACCCGTTAATCGTCTGATTAACGGTTTTTTTCATTTCTGGCCAGCATCGGCATGCCCCTGGTTTCAGCCACTGACTCTTAATGTTTCCTTAAGCGCTACCCGGCAAAATCCCACCCTGTTTATCAACCAGAAGAAACAGCATGAAACTGTCAATCATTGTTAACAGAAGCCAAACGGCGCACGACATTCAGCGCTATCCCCTTTACCCGTTACCCTTCCGCTTTTATCTTAAGCAGTTCGTGCTACTGGTGCTGACCGCCCTGGTTTTTATCTGGCTGTCGCGCAGCGGGAACTGGGATATGGCGCTTAGCCGTCTGTGGTACGACCCGCTCACTCACCGCTTCCCGTTGAAGGATAACCGCTGGCTGGATGTGGTCAACCATCGCCTGCTCAAAGATATGCTGATAGGTTTCGGCATCCTGCTGCTGCTGGCCGGTTGCCTGCGCCGCCAGCCGCGCTGGGTGCTGGTAGCCCTGATGATGGGGATCGGCCCGCTGGTGGTCGGAATATTAAAGGCCTGCAGCGCGCACTCCTGTCCGTGGGACCTGCTGCAGTTCGGCGGCAAAGCCGTCTCTTATCCGCTGTTCGGCAGCGTGCCTGCTAACAGTGGGCCGGGTCGCTGCTTACCGGGCGGGCACGCATCCAGCGGTTTTAGCGCCATGGCGCTGTTTTTTCTGTTCTACCCGCGCCGCCCGTGCCTTGCCGTCATGTGCTGGTGGATGGCGGTAACCATCGGGCTGGTAATGGGTTTTGGTCAGGTGATGCGAGGCGCGCACTTTTTGTCGCATAATCTGTGGTCGGCATGGTGGGTATGGCTGACACAATGTGTCACTTTCGGGTGCGTTACGCATCTGCTTAAAAGACGAGGAATTGCCCCTGATAGAAGCCTTCAAACGGTCGCTGTTTCTCAGCATTAGCACCGGCGCAGAGTCCCCCGGCTGGCTTATCGGACTGGCCACTTTTTTGTCCGCGATGCTATCGCCATTGTGCCGCTGCTGATTGTCGGGCTGTGGCTATGGGGGCCGCGCCGCCAGTTAACCTCACAGCGCGTACTGGTGGGGCTGCTCTCCTGCCTGTTTGCGCAAATCTTCTGGCAGTTATGGGGTAAGCCGCTGCTGTCATCCCTGTATCGAGCGAAGTTTGCTTTTCCTGTCAGTAAAGGTAGGGTGCGCAACTCATATCACTATAAGAGCCTAAAATTTCAGGCCCTTGCCCCGACCCGAAATCAGGCTGCTCAGAATTTCATTGCTACGCAATAACATGATTATTTCCTCCCTCATCCGTCACGTTGCGCAAATTACCCTGGATTAATACGGCTTTATTTTACCGTTTGCGCAAATGATTAAAATGACGGCAACCAGTAAGTCCTGATTGATATAGAATCATTGATTTGAAAAAGCTTTTGCGAATTCCATCAAAGCCACCTGCTATTTTACACTTTGGCAAGCATCGCATAAAAATACATATTTAGCGTAAACATCTGGTAAAAAACAGGCAATTGGTTGAATTGGTCGCAAAAGTGACTTCATTTAGAAATTGATACTGAAAAGGTGGTGGAAATGTGATTCCGATCACCGGCAATTAATCATTCAGTACTTTCTTATCTATTCTGGGGTGGTAAAGTGTGCGCCATAAAATCACAGCAATTAATGATAGCCGTAAGTCAGAAAATTAATTCTGCTCTGACGGAAGGCGCAAGATTTAGTTAATTCATATCGCTTTAACACTGGAGAATTCATGGATACATCCCAAACGGCGGTGCTGGCCCCCGAAGCAACCCAGGATGCCAGCACATGGCGTAAAACCGATACCATGTGGATGCTGGGTCTGTACGGCACCGCCATTGGTGCCGGCGTGTTGTTCCTGCCGATTAATGCCGGCATCGGTGGCCTGATCCCGCTGGTGATTATGGCGCTACTGGCCTTCCCAATGACCTTTTTTGCTCACCGGGGGCTGTGCCGCTTCGTGCTTTCCGGACGTAAACCCGGCGAAGATATTACCGAAGTGGTTGAAGAGCATTTTGGCGTCGGTGCAGGTAAACTCATCACCCTGCTCTACTTCTTTGCTATCTACCCCATTCTGCTGGTGTACAGCGTTGCCATTACCAATACGGTTGAAAGCTTTATGACTCATCAGCTACAGATTCAGGCTCCGCCGCGTGCGCTGCTGTCACTGATTCTGATTATTGGCCTGATGACCATTGTGCGTTTCGGCAAAGAGATCATCGTCAAGACCATGAGCGTACTGGTTTATCCGTTTGTTCTGGTGCTGATGCTGCTGGCGCTGTATCTGATCCCCCACTGGAGTAGCGCGATTTTTGACAACGTCAGCCTGGAAGGCAGCGGCAAAGGTTTGATGATGACCCTGTGGCTGGCCATTCCGGTGATGGTGTTCTCTTTTAATCACTCGCCGATTATCTCCGCCTTTGCCGTGGCCAAGCGCGAAGAGTACGGCGACCAGGCGGAACCAAAGTGCTCTCGTATCCTGGCGCGCAGTCATATCATGATGGTTGCCACGGTGATGTTCTTCGTTTTCAGCTGCGTACTGAGCCTCACGCCGGAAAACCTGGCGGAAGCCAAATCACAGAACATTTCCATTCTGTCCTACCTGGCAAACCACTTTAATACGCCGCTGATGGCATGGCTGGCACCCATTATCGCTATGGTAGCCATTACCAAATCCTTCCTCGGCCACTATCTGGGCGCGCGTGAAGGCTTCAACGGTACGGTTAACAAGATGCTGCGCAGCCGGGGTAAAACCATTGCGGAGCAGAAGCTTAATCGCTTTACCGCAGTGTTTATGCTGGTAACCACATGGATTGTGGCAACGCTGGACCCGAGCATTCTGGGTTTGATTGAAAGTTTGGGCGGCCCGATTATCGCGGTGCTGCTGTTCCTGATGCCCATGTATGCCATCAACAAGGTTCCGGCTATGCGTCAGTACAGCGGTAAGCTGAGCAACGTATTTGTTGTGCTGGTCGGCCTGGTGGCGATTTCTGCGGTGGCCTGGAACCTGGCCTGATGCTGATGCCCGTCCGGTGAGGAGCCGGGCTTATCTCTTCATCACGAGACGGGGGCTTTGGCCCCGTCTCGTGGCTGGCGGCGGATCGTCATGAGAACCACTGGCCGAACCAGCTGTTCATCTTCATTACCACGAAATCCCAGATTCGGCTAAACAATCCCCCCTCGTTCACCGCCTCCAGCACCACCAGCGGGCGCTGCTCAACGGTCTGGCCATTCAGCTGAAAATCAAGGGTTCCTACCACCTGGTTTTTCGCCAGCGGAGCGGTCAGCTGCGGCTGACTTAGCGTGAAGCTGGCTTTCAGGTTCTTCATCTGCCCGTGAGGCAGCGTGATCGCGGCGTCTTGCGCAACGCCGAGATTGACCTTCTGACGATCGCCATACCAGACGCGCTGAGTAACAAAAGCCTTTCCTGCTTTAACCGGCGTCACGGTTTCGAAATTGCGCAATCCCCAGGTCAGCAGTTTCTCGCTTTCGCGAAAGCGGATCGCATCGGTTGCCGCCCCCAGCACCACGGAAATCATGCGCCGATCGCCATCGACCGCCGAAGCGACAAGGTTGTTGCCCGCTCCGGAGGTATGCCCGGTTTTGATACCGTCAACCTGCAGGCTGGTGCTCCACAAAAGGCGGTTTCGGTTGTACTGGCGAATGTTGTTGAAGGTAAATACTTTTTCTTTATGCAGCGCATACTCGTCCGGTACGTCGCGGATCAGCGCCTGGCCAATCAGCGCCATGTCCCGTGCGGTGCTGTACTGCCCGCTGGCATCAAGGCCGTGCACGGTTTTGAAATGGGTATTTTTCAGCCCCAGCGCCTGCACATAATTGTTCATCAGGCCGACAAATGCGTCCTGACTGCCGGCGACATAGTCAGCCAGGGCAATACTGGCATCATTTCCGGACTGGATAACAATGCCTTTGTTAAGTTCGGAAACCGCAATATGGTCACCGGGTTTGAGGAACATCAGGGAGGAACCTTTTAAGACCGGGTTACCGGTGGCCCAGGCATCTTTCCCTACGGTGACCAGATCATCCTTGCCAATCTTGCCCGCTTTTAGCGCCTGGCCGATAACATAGCTGGACATCATTTTCGTCAGGCTGGCCGGATCGAGACGCAAATCGGCGTTGGATTCCGCCAGCACTTTGCTGCTGCTGTAGTCCATCAGGATCCAGGCTTTGGCATCAATTTGCGGCGCGGCGGGCATCTGTTGCGCACGGGCGCAAGAGAGCGTTAGCAATAACAGTGAATAGGTAGTGACCAGTGTCATCACACCGGTAGAAAGGCGCGTTTTTTTCTTCATGGTGTAACCAGGTATCCCTCTGAAAGACCAAGATAATTGACGCAGTGTCAGGCGATTAAACGTACTACATTAAGGCGTTGCTGCCTAAAAAAAAACCGTAGGGTGGTGGAATTTGCTTATATTTACTCAACGCAGCGATTATTGGCCCCTTGCTCGTCACTACATCAGCGCCCGGGTCAGGCTATGGTAAAAGCGCCCTGAACCGTTGCCGGAGCGCTTTTAAGGGGGAAAAATCAGCTGTTCAAACCTTCAGTTTCGGATCCAGCGCGTCGCGCAAGCCGTCTCCCAACAGATTAAATGCCAGCACGGTAAAGAAAATCGCCAGGCTGGGGAAAATCGCCACATGCGGTGCCAGTACCATATCCGCCTGTGCTTCATTCAGCATTGCCCCCCACTCCGGGGTCGGGGGCTGAGCGCCCAGCCCCAGGAAGGAGAGGCTGGCCGCAGAAATGATTGAGGTGCCGATGCGCATGGTGAAATAAACGACGATTGACGACAGCGTACCGGGCAGGATATGGCGCACAATCAGGGTGAAATCAGAGGCGCCAATACTGCGCGCCGACTCGATCCAGGTCAGATGTTTCAGCACCAGAGTATTACCGCGCACCAGGCGGGCAAAGGCCGGAATACTGAAAATCGCCACCGCCAGAATGACGTTCGACATACCGCTGCCCATCACCGCCACCACCGCAATGGCCAGCAGAATGCCCGGAAAGGCAAACAGCACGTCACAGATACGCATGATCAGGCGGTCCCACCAGCCTTCATAATACCCGGCCAGCAGCCCGAGCGCGCTGCCAAACGCGGCACCGACCGCCACCGAAAAGAAACCGGCGACCAGCGACAGACGGCTGCCCAACAGCACGCGGCTGAAGATATCGCGCCCCAGCGCGTCGACGCCAAACCAGTGCAGCTGTGAAGGCCCCTCGTTTAACCGGTCGTAGTCAAAATAGTTTTCCGCGTCGAAAGGAGCCAGCCACGGGGCAAACAGGGCTATCAGGACAAGCAACAGCACGAACACCGCAGCCACCATCGCCATATGCTGACGGCGAAAACGCCGACAGAACTCGCGCCAGGGGGTGCGAACCCGATCGGGGTAAATGAACGGCTGCGAAGAGAGTAAGGCATTACGTCGCCAGTTAATCATCGTAGATCCTTACTGGTAGCGAATGGCTGGATTGATCGCCGCATACAGCATATCGACCAGCAGATTAATCAGAATAAATTCCAGTGAAAACAGCAGCACTTCGGCCTGAATCACCGGATAATCGCGCATCGCTACCGAGTCCACCAGCAACCGCCCCAGGCCAGGCCAGTTAAACACCACTTCGACGACGATAGAACCACCCAGCAGAAAACCAAATTGCAGGCCCATCATGGTGACGACCGGGATCATAGCATTACGCAGACCATGCTTCACCATCACCACCGCTTCAGGCACCCCCTTCGCCCGCGCGGTACGCATATAGTCTTCCTGTACAACCTCAACAAATGAGGCTCGGGTAAAGCGCGCCATCACCGCCGCTACCGCCGCACCCAGGGTAATGGAAGGCAGGATATAGTGTTGCCAGCTATCGGCTCCCACGGTTGGCAGCCAGCCAAGCTGTACGGAGAACACCTGCATCAGCAGAATGCCCAGGGCGAAAGCCGGGAACGAAATGCCCGATACCGCCAGCGTCATTCCTAAACGATCGGGCCAACGGTTGCGCCACACGGCGGAAACGACTCCAATGGCCATGCCGATCAGAACTGACCACAGCATGCTGGTCAGTGTAAGACCCAGCGTGGGCAAAAATCGTTGCGCGATTTCGGCAGAAACCGGCCGTTTCGACACCATTGAAACGCCAAAATCCCCCTGTAACGCACGGGTGATATAACGCCAGAACTGCTGCGGCAGCGGCAAATCCAGCCCTAACTGCTGGCGCACCATCGCCACCACTTCAGCATCGGCTTCGCGTCCGGCAATCAGTCGCGCCGGATCGCCCGGCAGCAGGTGCACAAACAGAAATACCAGCACGGCAACAATCAGCAGTGTGGGGATCAGGCCAAGCAGTCTTTTGAGAAAATAATTAAGCATGTTGTACCCTGCGCCTCCCTGGCGGGAGGCGCGTTAACCGTTACTTCAGATCTGCATCGTCAAAGTTGAACGACGTATCCGGCATCACGTAGAAACCGCTCAAATTGCGGGTGTTGGCTGAAATCAGCTTTTCTACCACCAGCGGCGCCCAGGGCTGGTCATGCCAGATACGATCCTGCGCATCTTTGTACAGCGCGGCTTTTTTCTCACCGTCGGTGGTATTCAGCGCATCGCTCAAGTCTTTATCGACCTGAGGATTGCTATAAAAGGCGGTATTGAAGATGGTCGGCGGCCAGGACTGGGTGGCAAACAGCGGCGTCAGCGCCCAGTTCGCTTCACCGGTTGAGGCAGACCAGCCGGTATAAAACATGCGCACGCCGCTCTCTTTCTGACCTTTATCTTCCACCTGAGCCGCTCGCTGACCGGCATCCATCGCCGTCACTTCTACCTTGATCCCCACCTGAGCCAGCTGCTGCTGGGTAAACTGCAGCACTTTCTGCGCCGTACTGTGATTGTGCGAAGACCATAGCGTGGTGGTAAAGCCGTTGGGATAGCCTGCTTCTTTCAGGAGTTGACGCGCTTTCGCCGGGTTGTATTCCGGGGTCGCATACTGCTGCGCGTACTGGATAGACGGCGGCACAATGCCGCTGGCCGGGGTGGCGTACCCGGCGAAAGCCACCTTCGCCAGCGCCTGACGGTTAATGGCGTAGCCGATCGCCGCGCGCACCTTCGGGTCATTGAACGGCTTCTGCGTGACATTAAAGCTGATATAGCGCTGCATAATCGACGGCGAAGCCACCAGGTTCAGCCTGCTGTTTTTCTCCAGCAGTTTGGCTTGCTCAAACGGGATCGGGAAGGCAAAGTTCGCCTCGCCGGTTTGCAGCATTGCGGAACGGGTATTGTTATCCACCACCGGACGCCAGGTAATGCTGTCCAGCTTCGGATAGCCCGGTTTCCAGTAACCGCTGAACTTCGCCACCTTGACGAAATCGGTCTGATTCCAGGTGACAAACTGATACGGACCGGTACCGACCGGATGGAAAGCGATATCCTTGCCGTACTTCTTCAGCGCGGCCGGGGAAATCATCGCTGCGGCCGGGCTGGCCAAGGTATTAATAAACGCCGAGAACGGCTGCCTGAGGGTGATTTTCACCGTGTTCGCATCGACCACTTCGGTACTGGCGATGGTTTTAAACAGGTTAAAGCGCTTAAGATGGTTATCCGGGTTGCTGGCGCGGTCGAGGTTGGCTTTTACCGCTGCGGCATCAAACGCCGTGCCGTCCTGGAACGTTATCCCCTTCTTCAGCCTGATAACGTAACCTAGCCCGTCCGGGCTGGCCTGATAGCTGTCCGCCAGCACGTTTTCCAGTTTCATTTCTTTATCAAAGCCGAACAGCCCCTGATAGAACGACTTGGCCACCGCCTGCGACAACGTATCGTTGGCATCGTAAGGATCGAGGGTAGTGAAGTTAGACGCCACCGCAATGGTGACATCCTTCGCCGCCAGGGCGGGAAGTGCAGCACAGCTGCCCAGCAGGCCGGCCGTTAACCATACAGTACGCGTACGCTTATTCATCATCTGGGTTATCCCTTATGTTATGCAGCCATCAGGCCCGGCTAATCGCGTGGCGCGCCACAAAATGCCCGACACCGACTTCTATCAACGGATCCACTGCCGGTTCGTCGCCCAGGGCGCGAATCGGACTGGGTATTTCATCAACTAACAGTGCTCGTTCACGTCGACGGTGAGCCGGATCGGCTACCGGCACCGACGCCATCAGCTTACGGGTATAGGGGTGTTGAGGATGCTCAAATACCGCCTGACGCGGCCCGATCTCCACGATCTGCCCAAGATACATCACCGCCACCCGGTGGCTGATACGCTCCACCACCGCCATATCGTGGGAGATAAACAAAAATGCGATGCCAAATTCGCGCTGTAAATCGAGCATCAGATTAATGATCTGCGCCTGAACCGAGACGTCCAGCGCCGATACGGCTTCATCGGCAATCACCACTTTTGGGTTAAGCGCCAGCGCGCGCGCAATGCAGATGCGCTGACGCTGGCCGCCGGAGAACTCATGCGGATAACGCCGCGCATGTTCCGCCAGCAACCCGACGCGCTCCAGCAGGCTTGCCACCCGCTGCTCCGCTTCTTGTCCCCGGGCAATACCATGAATCAGCAGCGGTTCCATGATTGAATAACCGACGGTCAGGCGGGGATCGAGCGAGGCATACGGGTCCTGAAAAATAAACTGGATATCACGGCGTACATGCGACAGCGCCGGGCCGGATAAACGGTCAATGCGCTGACCATTAAAGGTAATGCTGCCGCCCTGGCTCGCCACCAGTCGCAGCAAAGAGCGCCCGGTGGTGGACTTGCCGCAGCCGGATTCCCCGACCAGCGCCAGCGTTTCACCGGCGCGCAGATCGAAGCTGACCTTCTCTACGGCGTGCACCCGGCGCTTCACCCGGTTGAAAATACCGCTGCGTATGTCAAAACGGGTCACCAGGTCACGCACCTGAAGGATGGGGGCTTTCTGCCTGTCGACCGTATCCTGCGGCACTTCCGTCGCCGTGACGCCAGTATCGGTCAGTGGAAATTTCGCGGGCAGATCGCGCCCGGCCATTTCCCCGAGTTTAGGGACCGCCGCCAGCAGCGCACGCGTGTACGGCTGTTGGGGTCGGCTAAAAATTGCCTCCACGCTGCCGCTTTCCACCACGTCACCGCGATACATCACCTGTACCCGATCCGCCATCTCTGCCACCACGCCCATGTCGTGGGTAATGAAAATGACCCCCATCCGCATCTCTTTTTGCAGCACGCGGATCAGTTGCAAAATTTGCGCCTGAATGGTGACATCCAGCGCGGTGGTCGGCTCGTCAGCGATAAGCAACGCCGGACGGCAGGAGAGCGCCATAGCGATCATCACCCGCTGACGCATGCCGCCGGACAGCTGGTGTGGGTAGCGCGACAGCACATTTTTGGCTTCCGGAATGCGCACCAGATCGAGCATACGCCGCGCCTCGGCCAGCGCCCCGGCATGGTTTTTTCCCTGATGCAGGCGAATGGACTCGGCGATCTGCTCGCCAACCGAAAAGACCGGGTTAAGCGAGGTCATCGGTTCCTGGAAAATCATCGCCATATCAGCGCCACGTATCCTGCGCAGCTGCGACTGAGTCAAAGTGGCAAGGTCAACCGGCGGCTGCTGTCGGCGGTGGAACCATATGCTGCCGCTGTCGAGGGTGCCGCCTCCCTGCTCCACCAGCCGCATCAGCGCCAGGGATGTTACTGATTTGCCGGAGCCGGACTCGCCGACAATCGCCAGCGTTTCACCGGCATGTACGTCCAGCGACAGATTTTTCACCGCCTGAATGTGCTGACCTTCACGCGTAAAGCTGACGCTCAGATCGCGTACCGACAAGACCTTGTCCTGATGTGAAAACGCGCTCATCAGGGTTCCTCCTGATAAATAGCCACCACGGGCGCTTCGCCCTCCACGCCATAAGCGCGATACATCCCTTCGCTATTGAACGGCAGCGCCAGGTTGCCAGCAGCATCGACGGCAATCAGCCCACCGCTGCCACCCAGCGCGGGGATTTTCTGCATAATAACCTGATGCGCCGCCTGTTCCAGCGACAGCCCGCCATATTCCATCAATGTGGCCACATCATAAGCAGCCAGCAGGCGCATAAAGACTTCTCCGCTTCCGGTACAGGAGACGGCAACCCCGGCGCTGGCATAGCATCCCGCACCGGGTAGCGGCGAATCGCCAACGCGCCCGAACTGCTTATTGGTTATGCCGCCGGTCGAGGTGGCTGCGGCCAGATTGCCGGCACCATCGCACGCCACGGCTCCCACGGTGCCAAATTTACGATCGGGATCGATTGGGTCACCGTCATGATCCAACCGCATTTGCCCGGCTGCGATAGCGCTTTCCAGCTGGGCGCGGCGCTGAGGGGTAGAAAAAAAGTGATTTTCGACCATTTCAAGGCCCTGCGCCGCCGCAAACGATTCCGCGCCTTCACTGATAAACAGGACATGCGGGCTGTTTTCCAGCACCGGATTGCGTACGCGGGTCACCCCCGCCACAGCCCCGGCCGCGCGCGTTCTGCCATCCATTATGCAGGCATCAAGTTCATGATGCCCCTGATGGGTAAAAACCGCGCCGCGCCCGGCATTAAATAGCGGACATTCTTCCAGCTGGCGCACCGCCCCGGTAACCACATCCAGCGCGCTCTGCCCCGCTGCAAGGCTGGCCTGCGCGCCTGCAATAATCTGTGATAACGCCTGACGATAATGTTGCTCT contains:
- the gsiA gene encoding glutathione ABC transporter ATP-binding protein GsiA, with translation MSAFSHQDKVLSVRDLSVSFTREGQHIQAVKNLSLDVHAGETLAIVGESGSGKSVTSLALMRLVEQGGGTLDSGSIWFHRRQQPPVDLATLTQSQLRRIRGADMAMIFQEPMTSLNPVFSVGEQIAESIRLHQGKNHAGALAEARRMLDLVRIPEAKNVLSRYPHQLSGGMRQRVMIAMALSCRPALLIADEPTTALDVTIQAQILQLIRVLQKEMRMGVIFITHDMGVVAEMADRVQVMYRGDVVESGSVEAIFSRPQQPYTRALLAAVPKLGEMAGRDLPAKFPLTDTGVTATEVPQDTVDRQKAPILQVRDLVTRFDIRSGIFNRVKRRVHAVEKVSFDLRAGETLALVGESGCGKSTTGRSLLRLVASQGGSITFNGQRIDRLSGPALSHVRRDIQFIFQDPYASLDPRLTVGYSIMEPLLIHGIARGQEAEQRVASLLERVGLLAEHARRYPHEFSGGQRQRICIARALALNPKVVIADEAVSALDVSVQAQIINLMLDLQREFGIAFLFISHDMAVVERISHRVAVMYLGQIVEIGPRQAVFEHPQHPYTRKLMASVPVADPAHRRRERALLVDEIPSPIRALGDEPAVDPLIEVGVGHFVARHAISRA
- a CDS encoding isoaspartyl peptidase/L-asparaginase family protein codes for the protein MAKATIAIHGGAGAIARASMDANKEQHYRQALSQIIAGAQASLAAGQSALDVVTGAVRQLEECPLFNAGRGAVFTHQGHHELDACIMDGRTRAAGAVAGVTRVRNPVLENSPHVLFISEGAESFAAAQGLEMVENHFFSTPQRRAQLESAIAAGQMRLDHDGDPIDPDRKFGTVGAVACDGAGNLAAATSTGGITNKQFGRVGDSPLPGAGCYASAGVAVSCTGSGEVFMRLLAAYDVATLMEYGGLSLEQAAHQVIMQKIPALGGSGGLIAVDAAGNLALPFNSEGMYRAYGVEGEAPVVAIYQEEP